Proteins encoded together in one Yersinia mollaretii ATCC 43969 window:
- the fliF gene encoding flagellar basal-body MS-ring/collar protein FliF, producing the protein MNATTNGIKNNNTVNLMAALERIRASPKIVLLICVSAAVTLLIALLLWAKAPDYRVLYSNISDQDGGAIVAQLAQMNVPYRFEDRGGAIMVPVDKVYEARLKLAQLGLPKGGSVGFELLDQEKFGISQFSEQVNFQRALEGELSRTIETLGPVNGARVHLAIPKPSMFVREQKPSSASVTVNLSNGRSLESGQVSAISYLIASAVPGLNADNVTIVDQGGHLLTQRGGQEVQTSQLKFTSEVEADFQQRIQSILAPIVGRNNVKAQVTAQLDFTTHEQTAEQFQPNTASDKMSIRSRQSSDSEQGSKNGVGGVPGALSNQPPTPATAPITQPVGAKEATPTTPTTPGAKGAATTVATPVPFNNRRDNTTNYELDRTLTHIKRSAGSIERLSVAVVVNYLPAKEGVPAALSKAQMDQINSLVKEAVGFSVERGDTVNIVNSLFSDVEEEVAPPFWKQAGFINLLMAAGRYLLVAIVAWFFWRKAIQPAWMRNQELILARLELEKEARQAELDANKRKAESGAKNKAEQRVEVELNTQSLRELAEQEPRVIALVLRQWMNKDLDS; encoded by the coding sequence ATGAATGCCACGACAAACGGTATCAAAAACAACAATACAGTTAATTTGATGGCAGCATTAGAACGTATTCGTGCTAGTCCTAAAATTGTTCTCCTTATCTGCGTTTCAGCGGCGGTAACACTGCTTATCGCGCTATTACTCTGGGCGAAAGCACCGGACTATCGGGTCTTATATAGCAACATTTCCGATCAGGATGGTGGGGCTATCGTTGCGCAATTAGCGCAAATGAATGTGCCCTACCGTTTTGAGGATCGCGGCGGTGCCATTATGGTTCCGGTCGATAAGGTCTATGAAGCTCGCCTCAAATTGGCCCAGCTTGGATTACCGAAAGGCGGCTCAGTGGGCTTTGAATTACTGGACCAGGAAAAGTTTGGTATTAGCCAATTTAGTGAGCAGGTTAATTTCCAGCGTGCTTTAGAAGGCGAGCTGTCTCGCACCATTGAAACCCTTGGCCCCGTGAATGGCGCTCGCGTTCATCTGGCGATACCTAAGCCCTCCATGTTTGTCCGCGAACAGAAGCCCTCTTCTGCCTCTGTCACCGTCAATCTGAGTAATGGCCGATCGTTAGAGAGTGGTCAGGTAAGTGCGATCAGTTATCTCATTGCCAGCGCGGTTCCCGGCTTAAATGCCGACAATGTGACAATTGTCGATCAAGGTGGGCATTTATTAACTCAACGGGGTGGTCAGGAAGTTCAGACCTCGCAGCTTAAATTCACCAGTGAGGTAGAAGCGGATTTCCAGCAGCGTATTCAATCGATTCTTGCCCCCATTGTTGGGCGTAATAACGTCAAAGCACAGGTGACGGCGCAGCTTGATTTCACGACTCATGAACAAACCGCTGAGCAGTTCCAGCCTAATACGGCCTCGGACAAAATGTCGATTCGCAGTCGTCAGTCCAGTGATTCTGAGCAGGGAAGCAAAAATGGGGTCGGCGGCGTGCCGGGTGCCCTGAGTAATCAGCCACCGACTCCGGCGACAGCACCGATAACTCAACCTGTTGGTGCTAAAGAGGCCACGCCGACGACACCGACAACGCCGGGAGCCAAAGGCGCGGCAACCACGGTTGCGACCCCCGTTCCTTTCAACAACCGCAGAGATAACACCACCAACTACGAGCTTGATCGCACCTTGACGCATATCAAGCGCAGCGCCGGCTCGATTGAACGTCTCTCCGTCGCCGTAGTGGTCAATTACTTGCCAGCGAAAGAGGGTGTTCCTGCTGCGTTGAGTAAAGCGCAGATGGATCAGATTAACTCTCTGGTGAAAGAGGCGGTGGGCTTTTCCGTAGAACGCGGCGATACAGTCAATATTGTGAATTCACTTTTCAGCGATGTTGAAGAGGAAGTTGCCCCGCCATTCTGGAAGCAGGCTGGGTTTATCAATCTATTGATGGCCGCAGGTCGCTATCTGCTCGTCGCCATCGTGGCGTGGTTCTTCTGGCGCAAGGCGATTCAGCCCGCGTGGATGAGAAACCAAGAGTTGATATTGGCGCGTCTGGAGTTAGAGAAAGAGGCTCGTCAGGCAGAACTGGATGCCAATAAACGTAAAGCCGAAAGCGGAGCAAAAAATAAAGCCGAGCAGCGCGTTGAAGTTGAACTTAATACGCAGAGTTTGCGGGAATTAGCCGAGCAGGAGCCTCGCGTTATTGCTCTGGTGCTCCGCCAGTGGATGAATAAGGATCTGGATTCATAA
- the fliE gene encoding flagellar hook-basal body complex protein FliE has translation MSIQSMSGVLDQINFQAQQVSSTQKSPLISISQDVEKPIHFSDMLFNSVNSINAMQTQAKSQSQDYMTGTPGIGLNDVMVSMQKSSLALNLGVQVRNKLVSAYQEVMNMSV, from the coding sequence ATGTCTATTCAATCGATGAGTGGAGTTCTGGATCAAATTAACTTCCAGGCTCAGCAAGTATCATCCACTCAAAAATCACCATTAATTTCAATCAGCCAAGATGTCGAAAAGCCAATACACTTTTCCGACATGTTATTTAACAGTGTTAATAGTATTAATGCAATGCAAACTCAGGCTAAAAGCCAGTCGCAAGACTATATGACCGGCACGCCTGGCATTGGCCTGAATGACGTGATGGTCTCTATGCAGAAATCATCTCTGGCATTAAACCTTGGCGTTCAAGTCCGCAATAAGCTCGTTAGCGCATATCAGGAAGTCATGAATATGTCTGTGTAA
- a CDS encoding chemotaxis protein-glutamate O-methyltransferase: protein MSNKNFRIQEELSDQVLQKISTLIYHHAGIVLTSQKRDMVYNRLSRRLRELKLASFTDYVKLLESDQQGDEKQSFINALTTNLTSFFRESYHFPILAEHARARTANYSVWCTAASTGEEPCSIAMTLDEALGRTISGPRVWATDIDTEVLTKANNAVYRLSDIESLTPEQKKHYFLRGTGAQENLVKVRKELLSGIQYQQLNLLDANWDVPAPFDAIFCRNVMIYFDQKTQERLMLRFSKMLKPGGILFAGHSEHFNNMNGPFRLRGQSVYYLAQEKS, encoded by the coding sequence TTGAGTAATAAAAATTTTCGTATTCAGGAAGAACTGTCTGATCAGGTTTTACAGAAAATCAGTACGTTAATATATCACCATGCGGGGATAGTATTAACCAGCCAGAAACGCGATATGGTCTATAACCGTCTTTCGCGGCGACTACGTGAGTTAAAACTCGCCAGTTTCACTGATTATGTGAAGCTGCTTGAGTCAGATCAGCAGGGTGATGAAAAGCAATCCTTTATTAATGCCTTGACGACCAACCTAACATCATTTTTCCGGGAATCGTATCACTTCCCTATTTTGGCTGAGCACGCTCGTGCCAGAACAGCAAATTATAGCGTGTGGTGTACAGCGGCATCGACTGGGGAAGAACCCTGCTCTATCGCGATGACGCTAGATGAGGCATTGGGTCGCACTATTTCTGGTCCGCGAGTGTGGGCCACTGATATCGATACCGAGGTATTAACCAAAGCAAATAATGCCGTCTACCGATTATCCGATATTGAAAGTCTGACCCCGGAGCAAAAAAAACACTATTTTCTGCGGGGAACCGGAGCACAAGAAAATCTGGTGAAAGTAAGAAAAGAGTTGCTCTCAGGTATTCAGTATCAACAACTTAATTTACTCGATGCAAATTGGGATGTTCCTGCGCCTTTTGACGCTATTTTTTGTCGAAACGTGATGATCTATTTTGATCAGAAGACACAGGAAAGGTTGATGCTTCGCTTTTCCAAGATGCTGAAACCGGGAGGGATTTTATTTGCTGGCCATTCTGAACATTTTAACAATATGAATGGACCTTTCCGCCTGCGTGGCCAGTCAGTCTATTACCTTGCTCAAGAGAAATCATGA
- a CDS encoding protein-glutamate methylesterase/protein-glutamine glutaminase, with the protein MKKIRVLCVDDSALIRSIMTDIVNHQPDMEMVAAAPDPIIARDLIKQYDPDVLTLDVEMPRMDGLDFLERLMRLRPMPVIMVSSLTGKGSEITLSALELGAIDFVTKPQMGLKDGMMQYAEIIAEKIRMASKVQVKRGGRLNPALKTLSIPLVGSEKIIAIGSSTGGTEALRQVLIPMPLTCPGIVIAQHMPPGFTRSFAERLNNLCQISVKEAEDGDRVLPGHAYIAPGDNHMELVRSGANYHLKLNQSPPVNRHRPAVDVLFKSVAKSAGKNAVGVILTGMGSDGAIGLLEMRKSGAHTLAQSEKSCVVFGMPREAIALGAACEVVDLGDASQRILNSVVGQARRI; encoded by the coding sequence ATGAAAAAGATAAGAGTCCTTTGTGTTGACGATTCGGCACTGATACGCAGCATTATGACCGATATTGTGAATCATCAGCCTGATATGGAGATGGTGGCGGCCGCCCCCGATCCCATTATTGCCCGAGATTTGATCAAGCAATATGACCCTGACGTTTTGACGCTGGATGTGGAAATGCCGCGTATGGATGGTCTGGATTTTCTAGAGCGTTTAATGCGTCTTCGTCCTATGCCCGTCATTATGGTCTCTTCGCTCACAGGCAAAGGATCGGAGATAACACTCAGTGCTCTGGAGCTGGGGGCGATCGATTTTGTCACCAAGCCGCAGATGGGCCTCAAGGATGGGATGATGCAATATGCTGAAATTATTGCAGAAAAAATCCGCATGGCGTCAAAGGTGCAGGTGAAGCGCGGTGGCCGATTGAATCCAGCGCTAAAAACCCTCTCCATCCCCTTGGTCGGCAGTGAAAAAATCATTGCCATTGGTTCATCCACTGGGGGCACTGAGGCGTTAAGGCAAGTCTTAATTCCCATGCCGCTGACCTGCCCCGGCATCGTGATTGCCCAACATATGCCGCCCGGATTTACCCGTTCTTTCGCCGAGCGTTTGAACAATCTCTGCCAAATCTCAGTGAAAGAGGCCGAAGATGGCGACCGAGTGCTGCCGGGACATGCTTATATCGCACCGGGAGATAACCATATGGAACTGGTGCGTAGTGGCGCGAATTATCATCTCAAACTGAACCAGTCCCCTCCGGTCAATCGCCATCGCCCTGCCGTCGATGTCCTGTTCAAATCCGTGGCTAAATCTGCGGGGAAAAATGCGGTGGGCGTTATTTTAACCGGCATGGGCAGCGATGGCGCTATTGGCTTATTAGAGATGCGCAAATCAGGTGCTCATACATTGGCGCAAAGCGAAAAAAGCTGCGTGGTATTTGGTATGCCGCGTGAAGCGATTGCTTTAGGTGCCGCCTGCGAAGTGGTCGATCTTGGCGATGCCAGCCAACGCATACTGAACAGTGTTGTGGGCCAGGCTCGCCGAATTTAA
- the cheY gene encoding chemotaxis response regulator CheY, whose amino-acid sequence MADKNMRFLVIDDFATMRRIVRNLLQDLGFKNVDEAEDGQDALAKLRASEFDFVISDWNMPNLDGLQLLTEIRKDEKLNKIPVLMVTAEAKKENIIAAAQAGANGYVVKPFTAATLEEKLNKIFEKLGW is encoded by the coding sequence ATGGCAGATAAAAATATGCGCTTCTTGGTTATCGATGATTTCGCCACCATGCGCCGAATTGTCCGTAATCTTCTTCAGGATCTCGGTTTTAAGAATGTTGATGAAGCCGAAGATGGTCAAGATGCGTTAGCTAAATTACGTGCATCAGAATTTGATTTCGTTATCAGCGACTGGAATATGCCTAATTTAGATGGTCTGCAATTGCTCACCGAAATACGTAAAGATGAGAAGCTGAATAAGATCCCGGTGCTGATGGTGACAGCCGAAGCGAAAAAGGAAAATATCATTGCTGCCGCGCAGGCCGGTGCCAATGGCTATGTTGTGAAACCCTTCACCGCCGCCACGTTAGAAGAGAAGCTCAACAAAATATTCGAAAAGTTGGGTTGGTAA
- the cheZ gene encoding protein phosphatase CheZ, whose protein sequence is MNLTPNKQAEANVKDIFSRIGHLTRLLRDSMASFGLDRAIMDVAEAIPDARDRLSYVVGKTSQAADRALTCVEVARPLQDELSEKATALTERWDAWFADPIELPMARELVTDTRDFLHNTPKIASQTNAQLMEIMMAQDFQDLTGQVIQNMMNLIQSVENELIHVLVDNMPDATSPPDEIKDNLKNGPQINQSGSGVVATQDQVDDLLETLGF, encoded by the coding sequence ATGAATCTAACCCCAAACAAGCAAGCTGAAGCTAACGTCAAAGATATTTTCTCCCGCATAGGCCACCTCACTCGTCTATTACGAGACAGCATGGCGAGCTTCGGTTTAGATCGCGCCATTATGGATGTGGCTGAAGCCATTCCTGATGCCCGTGATCGGTTGAGCTATGTGGTTGGGAAAACATCACAAGCGGCGGATCGTGCATTGACTTGCGTAGAGGTTGCCCGCCCGCTTCAGGATGAGCTGAGTGAGAAAGCCACCGCGCTAACTGAGCGCTGGGATGCCTGGTTTGCCGACCCCATTGAGCTGCCGATGGCGCGAGAACTGGTGACGGATACACGTGATTTTTTGCATAACACACCAAAAATTGCCAGCCAGACCAATGCGCAGTTGATGGAGATCATGATGGCTCAGGATTTTCAGGATCTCACCGGGCAGGTCATTCAAAACATGATGAATCTTATCCAAAGTGTCGAGAATGAGCTGATTCACGTCTTAGTCGACAACATGCCGGATGCCACGTCACCGCCAGATGAAATCAAAGACAACTTAAAGAATGGGCCTCAGATCAATCAGTCCGGCTCTGGCGTGGTTGCCACTCAGGATCAGGTTGATGATTTGCTCGAAACATTAGGTTTTTAA